One Melospiza melodia melodia isolate bMelMel2 chromosome 1, bMelMel2.pri, whole genome shotgun sequence genomic window carries:
- the STEAP1 gene encoding STEAP1 protein isoform X2, whose product MSVLSRYKIQYRTHNAGNSAFCSGTPSTLADSCVPDQKGCAVGMDVNITGVSTMEKREGGNGAIDQNAGQNVMPRRNTGNLNYLNVDMQVANPSEAAALFDLHQAHHFGEFEYSSEQHCKQDLFPKWHLPMKIASVISLLTFIYTSIRDVIYPFITKKENVFYRIPILVINKVLPVTSITLLALVYVPGILAASFQLYFGTKYKRFPQWLDRWMLSRKQFGLLSFFFATLHACYSLCYPMRRSYRYKLLNWAFQQVKQKKENAWIEHDVWRMEIYVSIGILGLALLALLAITSIPSVSLSLTWREFHYIQSKMGYLALLLCTVHALVFAWNKWVDANQFIWYTPPSFMVAVFLPIVVLLCKCVLLLPCFRKRIRKIRSGWEAKTQANQTSITSRL is encoded by the exons ATGAGCGTGCTGTCCCGGTACAAAATTCAGTACCGTACTCACAACGCTGGAAACTCGGCTTTCTGCAGCGGGACGCCCTCCACCCTCGCTGACAGCTGCGTCCCAGACCAGAAGGGATGTGCAGTCGGGATGGATGTTAATATAACT GGAGTTTCCACAATGGAGAAGAGGGAAGGTGGTAATGGTGCAATTGATCAGAATGCAGGTCAGAACGTCATGCCAAGAAGAAATACAGGAAATCTTAACTACTTG AATGTGGATATGCAGGTTGCCAATCCATCAGAAGCAGCTGCACTTTTTGATTTACATCAAGCACACCATTTTGGTGAGTTTGAATACTCTTCAGAACAGCACTGCAAGCAGGATCTGTTCCCTAAGTGGCACTTGCCAATGAAGATAGCATCTGTGATCTCATTATTAACATTTATTTACACTTCCATCAGAGATGTCATATATCCTTTTATAACCAAAAAGGAAAACGTTTTCTATAGAATTCCAATCCTTGTCATAAATAAAGTTTTACCAGTGACTTCAATTACCCTTTTAGCACTAGTGTATGTACCAGGAATATTAGCTGCTAGTTTCCAGCTGTACTTTGGCACCAAGTATAAAAGGTTTCCCCAGTGGCTGGATAGATGGATGTTATCAAGGAAACAATTTGGACTTCTCAGTTTCTTCTTCGCTACATTGCACGCCTGCTATAGCCTGTGCTATCCAATGAGAAGATCATACAGATACAAGCTGCTGAACTGGGCATTCCAGCAG gtcaaacaaaaaaaagaaaatgcctgGATTGAACATGATGTTTGGAGAATGGAGATTTATGTGTCTATAGGAATTCTGGGACTTGCTTTGCTGGCCCTGTTGGCAATAACATCAATTCCATCTGTCAGTCTCTCTTTGACCTGGAGAGAGTTCCACTACATTCAG aGCAAGATGGGATATTTAGCCCTGCTGCTATGCACTGTTCATGCACTGGTGTTTGCTTGGAATAAGTGGGTTGATGCTAACCAATTCATCTGGTATACGCCACCTTCATTTATGGTTGCAGTTTTTCTTCCTATTGTAGTTCTGCTCTGTAAATGCGTACTGCTCCTCCCGTGTTTTAGGAAGAGGATAAGAAAAATCAGAAGTGGTTGGGAAGCTAAGACACAAGCCAATCAAACCAGCATAACTTCCAGACTGTAG
- the STEAP1 gene encoding STEAP1 protein isoform X1: MEKREGGNGAIDQNAGQNVMPRRNTGNLNYLNVDMQVANPSEAAALFDLHQAHHFGEFEYSSEQHCKQDLFPKWHLPMKIASVISLLTFIYTSIRDVIYPFITKKENVFYRIPILVINKVLPVTSITLLALVYVPGILAASFQLYFGTKYKRFPQWLDRWMLSRKQFGLLSFFFATLHACYSLCYPMRRSYRYKLLNWAFQQVKQKKENAWIEHDVWRMEIYVSIGILGLALLALLAITSIPSVSLSLTWREFHYIQSKMGYLALLLCTVHALVFAWNKWVDANQFIWYTPPSFMVAVFLPIVVLLCKCVLLLPCFRKRIRKIRSGWEAKTQANQTSITSRL, encoded by the exons ATGGAGAAGAGGGAAGGTGGTAATGGTGCAATTGATCAGAATGCAGGTCAGAACGTCATGCCAAGAAGAAATACAGGAAATCTTAACTACTTG AATGTGGATATGCAGGTTGCCAATCCATCAGAAGCAGCTGCACTTTTTGATTTACATCAAGCACACCATTTTGGTGAGTTTGAATACTCTTCAGAACAGCACTGCAAGCAGGATCTGTTCCCTAAGTGGCACTTGCCAATGAAGATAGCATCTGTGATCTCATTATTAACATTTATTTACACTTCCATCAGAGATGTCATATATCCTTTTATAACCAAAAAGGAAAACGTTTTCTATAGAATTCCAATCCTTGTCATAAATAAAGTTTTACCAGTGACTTCAATTACCCTTTTAGCACTAGTGTATGTACCAGGAATATTAGCTGCTAGTTTCCAGCTGTACTTTGGCACCAAGTATAAAAGGTTTCCCCAGTGGCTGGATAGATGGATGTTATCAAGGAAACAATTTGGACTTCTCAGTTTCTTCTTCGCTACATTGCACGCCTGCTATAGCCTGTGCTATCCAATGAGAAGATCATACAGATACAAGCTGCTGAACTGGGCATTCCAGCAG gtcaaacaaaaaaaagaaaatgcctgGATTGAACATGATGTTTGGAGAATGGAGATTTATGTGTCTATAGGAATTCTGGGACTTGCTTTGCTGGCCCTGTTGGCAATAACATCAATTCCATCTGTCAGTCTCTCTTTGACCTGGAGAGAGTTCCACTACATTCAG aGCAAGATGGGATATTTAGCCCTGCTGCTATGCACTGTTCATGCACTGGTGTTTGCTTGGAATAAGTGGGTTGATGCTAACCAATTCATCTGGTATACGCCACCTTCATTTATGGTTGCAGTTTTTCTTCCTATTGTAGTTCTGCTCTGTAAATGCGTACTGCTCCTCCCGTGTTTTAGGAAGAGGATAAGAAAAATCAGAAGTGGTTGGGAAGCTAAGACACAAGCCAATCAAACCAGCATAACTTCCAGACTGTAG